In a genomic window of bacterium:
- a CDS encoding group 1 truncated hemoglobin → MQPSLVEQAGGPEAIRAVLRDFYGHVFGDFMIGFLFKGADKERLIAKETELTLHALGADVAYTGRDVRQAHATHPIMGGHFMRRRKLLADAIARAALPDAVRDAWLAHTDSLRPDVTRDRTDECDAAGAHARLRGG, encoded by the coding sequence GTGCAGCCCTCCCTCGTCGAGCAGGCCGGCGGTCCCGAGGCGATCCGCGCCGTCCTGCGCGACTTCTACGGCCACGTCTTCGGCGACTTCATGATCGGCTTCCTCTTCAAGGGCGCCGACAAGGAGCGCCTGATCGCGAAGGAGACCGAGCTGACGCTGCACGCGCTCGGTGCCGACGTCGCCTACACCGGCCGCGACGTGCGCCAGGCGCACGCCACGCACCCGATCATGGGCGGCCACTTCATGCGCCGGCGCAAGCTCCTCGCCGACGCCATCGCGCGCGCCGCGCTACCCGACGCCGTCCGCGACGCCTGGCTCGCGCACACGGACTCGCTGCGGCCCGACGTCACCCGCGACCGGACCGACGAGTGCGACGCCGCCGGCGCCCACGCCCGCCTGCGCGGCGGCTGA
- a CDS encoding ethanolamine ammonia-lyase subunit EutB: MALRGHGRTFASLAEVMAKANEEKSGDRLAGLAAADGEERVAAKAALAGVPLRRFVEEPLLPDDALTRVFLEAQDAAAFAPAAGWTVGELREHLLADAPGVLAALRPGLLPEMAAAVAKLMSNLDLLLAAKKLPVVVRGRTTLGMPGRLATRIQPNHPRDGVDGIVASTLEGLAYGCGDAVLGVNPVDDRVEVVCRVADALSDVRTRLEVPTQVSVLAHVTTQLHALAAGAPLDVLFQSVGGTAAANRAFGIDLALLDEADAAIRAHGRLGGGAHWYFETGQGSELSSEAHGGLDQVTLEARCYGVARRYAPLLVNTVVGFIGPEYLWDARQVIRAGLEDHCMGKLLGVPMGVDVCYTNHMAADQNDLESLAVLLGTAGCNYLMAVPMGDDCMLSYQTSSFHDGAALRELLGLRPAPEFERWCEARGLMAEGRLTARAGDARLLA; this comes from the coding sequence ATGGCGCTGCGCGGGCACGGCCGCACCTTCGCGAGCCTCGCCGAGGTGATGGCGAAGGCGAACGAGGAGAAGTCGGGCGATCGCCTGGCCGGGCTCGCGGCCGCCGACGGCGAGGAGCGCGTCGCCGCGAAGGCCGCGCTCGCCGGCGTGCCGCTGCGCCGCTTCGTCGAGGAGCCGCTGCTTCCCGACGACGCGCTCACGCGCGTCTTCCTCGAGGCGCAGGATGCGGCCGCCTTCGCGCCCGCCGCCGGCTGGACGGTGGGTGAGTTGCGCGAGCACCTCCTCGCCGACGCGCCCGGGGTCCTCGCGGCCCTGCGCCCGGGGTTGCTCCCCGAGATGGCCGCCGCCGTCGCGAAGCTGATGTCGAACCTCGATCTCCTGCTCGCGGCGAAGAAGCTGCCGGTCGTGGTGCGCGGCCGGACGACGCTCGGTATGCCCGGCCGTCTGGCGACGCGCATCCAGCCGAACCACCCGCGCGACGGCGTCGACGGCATCGTCGCCAGCACGCTCGAGGGTCTCGCCTACGGCTGCGGCGACGCGGTGCTCGGCGTGAACCCCGTCGACGATCGCGTCGAGGTGGTGTGTCGCGTCGCCGACGCGCTCAGCGACGTGCGCACGCGCCTCGAGGTCCCGACGCAGGTCTCGGTGCTGGCGCACGTGACGACGCAGCTGCACGCGCTCGCCGCCGGGGCGCCGCTCGACGTGCTGTTCCAGTCCGTCGGCGGCACCGCCGCGGCGAACCGCGCCTTCGGCATCGACCTCGCGCTGCTCGACGAGGCCGACGCCGCCATCCGCGCGCACGGCCGGCTCGGCGGCGGCGCGCACTGGTACTTCGAGACGGGGCAGGGCTCCGAGCTGTCGAGCGAGGCCCACGGCGGGCTCGACCAGGTGACGCTCGAGGCGCGCTGCTACGGCGTCGCGCGGCGCTACGCGCCGTTGCTCGTCAACACGGTGGTCGGGTTCATCGGCCCCGAATATCTCTGGGACGCGCGCCAGGTGATCCGTGCCGGGCTCGAGGACCACTGCATGGGCAAGCTGCTCGGCGTCCCGATGGGCGTCGACGTCTGCTACACGAATCACATGGCGGCCGACCAGAACGACCTCGAGTCGCTGGCCGTGCTGCTCGGGACGGCGGGCTGCAACTACCTCATGGCCGTGCCGATGGGCGACGACTGCATGCTCTCGTACCAGACGTCGTCCTTCCACGACGGCGCCGCGCTGCGCGAGCTGCTCGGCCTGCGCCCGGCACCGGAGTTCGAGCGCTGGTGCGAGGCGCGCGGCCTCATGGCGGAGGGACGGCTGACGGCGCGCGCGGGCGACGCGCGGCTGCTGGCGTGA
- a CDS encoding ethanolamine ammonia-lyase subunit EutC, producing the protein MSAGRMAPDFDRARRTTPARLDVGRAGSRPRTATWLAFQRDHAAARDAVWSAWSPAFEARLVGLGFTIVSSAAPDRAAYVREPPCGRRLAPGTVLPAATRPAWQVVLSDGLSPRAAEAHLERLWPDLARHLAALGPLGTPIAVRNGRVAVGDAIGAATGADVVVHLIGERPGLAAADGLGCYLTWRPGPTTTDADRKCISNIRPAGLDPAEAGATIAGVCRRIRAHGGSGTDLVL; encoded by the coding sequence GTGAGCGCCGGTCGCATGGCCCCGGACTTCGACCGCGCCCGCCGCACGACGCCGGCCCGCCTCGACGTCGGCCGTGCCGGCAGCCGCCCGCGTACGGCGACGTGGCTCGCCTTCCAGCGCGATCACGCCGCCGCGCGGGACGCCGTGTGGTCCGCGTGGTCGCCGGCGTTCGAGGCGCGGCTCGTCGGGCTCGGGTTCACCATCGTCTCGTCGGCCGCGCCCGACCGGGCGGCCTACGTGCGCGAGCCTCCTTGCGGGCGGCGGCTCGCGCCGGGCACGGTGCTGCCCGCGGCGACGCGGCCGGCGTGGCAGGTCGTCCTCTCCGACGGTCTCTCGCCACGCGCCGCCGAGGCGCACCTCGAGCGCCTCTGGCCGGACCTCGCGCGGCATCTCGCCGCGCTGGGTCCGCTCGGGACGCCGATCGCCGTGCGCAACGGGCGTGTCGCCGTCGGCGACGCGATCGGTGCGGCGACCGGCGCCGACGTCGTCGTGCACCTGATCGGCGAGCGTCCGGGGCTCGCCGCCGCCGACGGCCTCGGCTGCTATCTCACCTGGCGTCCCGGGCCGACGACCACCGACGCCGACCGCAAGTGCATCTCGAACATCCGCCCCGCCGGCCTCGATCCCGCCGAGGCCGGCGCGACCATCGCCGGCGTCTGCCGGCGGATCCGCGCGCACGGCGGCTCGGGCACCGACCTCGTGCTGTGA